A window of the Miscanthus floridulus cultivar M001 chromosome 14, ASM1932011v1, whole genome shotgun sequence genome harbors these coding sequences:
- the LOC136503613 gene encoding uncharacterized protein, with the protein MAMSVKYSNLGGTLDNVALVKKLFDTVLERFINVIVGIEQFYDLNKLPFEEDVGRLKAFEERTKRGGGGVRGQLLLTQSEWEARQKKLVGEVSGGGRSQDTGGRGRGRGRGGQADAAKESTGKRDKSHIKCFKCHKYDHYANRCPGEKEEEAHHARAVETEPSVLLMETETPELHFTGEEEPTNNVWYLDNGSSNHMTGDRLKFRDIDQAVSGKLKSNLISFRKLTEIGHRNVMDDDEIVVSEKDPCRLIMRVQRTVNRLYKIELAMKKLVDKEMVRGVPLIQHSDQVYMLKIKDQAVEAFVKYKAKVENSSGQHIKILSGAGTIQVEIYSLFGWLGWIVDYLLLTDLIENWINGGNKGEDEVQGYLQLLKGPCLV; encoded by the exons ATGGCGATGTCAGTCAAGTACAGCAACCTCGGCGGCACGTTGGATAACGTGGCGCTGGTGAAAAAGTTGTTTGACACCGTGCTGGAGAGGTTCATCAACGTGATCGTCGGGATCGAGCAATTTTATGATCTGAACAAACTGCCGTTCGAGGAAGATGTAGGCCGGCTGAAGGCGTTCGAGGAGCGTACCAAGCGGGGAGGTGGGGGAGTGCGCGGGCAGTTGTTGCTCACTCAGTCTGAGTGGGAAGCACGCCAGAAGAAGTTGGTGGGAGAAGTTTCTGGAGGCGGGAGGTCTCAGGACACTGGAGGACGCGGTCGGGGAAGAGGTCGTGGCGGGCAAGCTGATGCGGCGAAGGAGAGCACGGGAAAGCGTGACAAGAGTCACataaagtgcttcaagtgccacaagTACGACCACTACGCAAACCGGTGCCCgggggagaaggaggaggaggcgcacCATGCCAGAGCAGTGGAGACAGAGCCGTCAGTGCTGCTCATGGAAACG GAGACGCCGGAGCTTCACTTCACCGGTGAGGAGGAGCCCACGAACAATGTCTGGTACCTGGACAATGGCtccagcaaccacatgactggGGATCGACTGAAGTTCAGGGACATCGATCAAGCCGTCTCTGGAAAG CTTAAGAGTAACTTGATCAGTTTCAGAAAATTAACTGAAATTGGACACCGCAATGTTATGGATGATGATGAGATTGTGGTGTCAGAGAAGGATCCATGCAGGTTGATCATGAGAGTTCAGAGAACTGTTAATCGTTTGTACAAGATTGAGTTG GCTATGAAGAAATTGGTTGACAAGGAGATGGTAAGAGGTGTACCACTGATACAGCATTCAGATCAG GTGTACATGCTGAAGATCAAAGATCAAGCTGTAGAAGCTTTTGTCAAGTATAAGGCTAAAGTTGAGAATAGCTCTGGGCAGCACATCAAAATTCTCAG TGGGGCAGGGACTATCCAGGTTGAAATATACAGCCTGtttggctggctgggctggatcgtggattatttactgttgactgatttg